One Pseudonocardia sediminis DNA window includes the following coding sequences:
- a CDS encoding DUF485 domain-containing protein, whose translation MSSVDQRPTGTIYQQVQATPEFREFRGRLRRYVFPMTVVFLVWYLAYVLLASYAPEFMSIRVVGNINVGLLIGLGQFVSTFVITQLYVRFAEREIDPAATRLRELVEEGHR comes from the coding sequence ATGAGCAGCGTCGACCAACGGCCGACCGGCACCATCTATCAGCAGGTCCAGGCCACCCCGGAGTTCCGGGAGTTCCGCGGTCGGCTCCGCCGGTACGTGTTCCCGATGACCGTCGTGTTCCTCGTCTGGTACCTGGCCTACGTGTTGCTGGCGTCCTACGCGCCCGAGTTCATGTCGATCCGGGTCGTCGGCAACATCAACGTCGGGCTGCTGATCGGGCTGGGCCAGTTCGTCAGCACGTTCGTGATCACCCAGCTCTACGTGCGGTTCGCCGAGCGCGAGATCGACCCGGCGGCCACCCGCCTGCGTGAGCTCGTCGAGGAGGGCCACCGATGA